The Moorena producens PAL-8-15-08-1 genomic interval ATTTGAGCACCAACACCAGTAGTCACCTTAGAAAGATCGGGATTATTACCCTTGATTATGTTGTCAACAGCATTCTCAACCTGAGCCACATTGGGTTCACTGCTTCGAGCTGCTCCTGCAGCAACACTGTCAAACTTATTAAAGATGAAGCCTTTCTGTACAGCGATAAAGTTCCGTCCAAACACATAGTTGCCTCGTTTGAGTTGGAATTTGTCCTGACCACTTCTGAAATCCTCAATGAAAGCGTAGTCGTTTAACCCAAAGATTCCACCACCTTGATAGTAAACATTTCTGGAATCTCCTAGAACAAACTTATCGCGACCAGAACCTCCAGTCAGGATATCAATCTCCTTTGTTCCTGGTTTAAAACTAGATGGATCAACACCAACTAAAGTGTCCTTACCACCAGCACCAGTGATCTCGTCACTTCCTGCACCACCGGTAAGTTGGTTATTTTTATTATCTCCTATAATATTGTCATTGAGAGCGGCACCTTTGACATTAACAAAATTCTGGACAGTCAAATTCAAACTAGAACTGCGAGCAAGATTGACCTGCAAGCTTTGCTTTTGCAGATTCACGTTAATAGAACCACCAGAGCCAGCAGAGGAAGCATCAATCGTATTGGCTTTACCTGGAGTTGCAACAATTTTCTCAACATCGACAAGCTCATCCCGACCAAAACGGCCTTTGTCAATTATACCCCTAGGTAAGAGGGTAATTGCTGTACCCAAGGTAGAGTAATTAACTGTATCTTTACCGGCATCACCAAACAAGACATCATTGCCACTGTCCCCAAATATGGTGTCATTTCCGGAGTCGCCAAACACAAAATCGTTTCCACGACCACCAAACATCCTGTCGTCACCAAAGCCACCAAACATGACGTCATGGCCATCATTGCCCAAGAGTATGTCGTTACCCCCAAGTCCAAAGATTAGATCATCTCCACCGAGACCAAGAACAATATCAGTGGAGCCAGTACCAACCAGAAGGTCACTACGGGGAGTACCGATAATGAACTTAGGCAAGAAGAATGGGAAAAAGGGTCGGCTAGTCAGACTAGACGATGTAGTGGGCTGGATAGAAGGTTTTGTTGTGATACCTGTTGAGAATGACTCTGC includes:
- a CDS encoding calcium-binding protein; protein product: MATIQQAILKNQPSAKDKLDLIPDAIKNKQVTEVKSSNAPALTNSTALSAIGGLSGAEKSAVEGSILAPVSSITGISSSAAPIAAESFSTGITTKPSIQPTTSSSLTSRPFFPFFLPKFIIGTPRSDLLVGTGSTDIVLGLGGDDLIFGLGGNDILLGNDGHDVMFGGFGDDRMFGGRGNDFVFGDSGNDTIFGDSGNDVLFGDAGKDTVNYSTLGTAITLLPRGIIDKGRFGRDELVDVEKIVATPGKANTIDASSAGSGGSINVNLQKQSLQVNLARSSSLNLTVQNFVNVKGAALNDNIIGDNKNNQLTGGAGSDEITGAGGKDTLVGVDPSSFKPGTKEIDILTGGSGRDKFVLGDSRNVYYQGGGIFGLNDYAFIEDFRSGQDKFQLKRGNYVFGRNFIAVQKGFIFNKFDSVAAGAARSSEPNVAQVENAVDNIIKGNNPDLSKVTTGVGAQISSAAWPTDNDSSSSRLIAPVQLDIIAITENRYNFSDIDFV